A part of Ammospiza nelsoni isolate bAmmNel1 chromosome 9, bAmmNel1.pri, whole genome shotgun sequence genomic DNA contains:
- the OMA1 gene encoding metalloendopeptidase OMA1, mitochondrial isoform X2 produces MNIICGLKLSGRNCILSHLASLCKQGKCNNLSRSYTGWCRSQGDRNRCQSLDLSGNTRNCFLTGNPDSHRNLIGKGLRCLLHVPHTSGQEVYRNANHSSRRFFSQSSQALGEKIPSLLISSVGQPPCHFAAWNIQINRSFHTSPSLQAAPVPLFWIIVKPAQKLFAIILGRSIRNWWKSLPPNKRELFKESARKNKWKILLGVSSLGVVFVMFYFTHLEETPITGRARLLVFGKEHFRELSQMEYDMWMEQFKNQMLPETDARYQVVERVVGHLSESNKDIPQVSALKWVIHVVDEPGVNAFVLPNGQVFVFTGLLEAVSDIHQLSFILGHEIAHAVLEHAAEKASLVHFLDFLSLIFLTMIWAICPRDSLAVVGQWIQSKLQEFMFDRPYSRTLEAEADKVGLQFAAKALKIRESCNCPSLSGPDPRLIFRLNMQHLLESSKGRAPPNSTKQDPSKSKLDFPHTQKVEDMPVTFAVKSTS; encoded by the exons ATGAATATCATCTGTGGTCTAAAGCTGTCGGGCAGAAACTGTATTTTGTCTCATTTGGCTTCATTGTGCAAGCAGGGGAAGTGCAATAATCTCTCTAGGTCTTACACAGGATGGTGCCGGAGTCAGGGTGACAGAAATAGATGCCAAAGCTTGGATTTGAGTGGAAATACTAGAAACTGCTTTTTGACTGGAAACCCTGACTCCCATAGAAACTTGATTGGTAAAGGACTGAGATGTCTTTTGCATGTCCCACATACAAGTGGACAGGAAGTGTACAGGAATGCAAACCATAGTTCAAGAAGGTTTTTCTCCCAGTCTTCTCAGGCACTGGGGGAGAAGATCCCATCCCTCCTGATCAGTTCTGTAGGACAACCCCCATGTCACTTTGCTGCTTGGAACATTCAGATCAACAGGTCTTTTCACACATCACCATCACTTCAGGCTGCACCAGTTCCTCTTTTCTGGATTATTGTGAAGCCAGCTCAGAAATTATTTGCCATCATTCTTGGCAG GAGCATAAGAAATTGGTGGAAGTCACTTCCTCCTAATAAACGGGAACTCTTCAAAGAGAGtgcaagaaaaaacaaatggaagATCCTGCTGGGTGTCAGCAGCTTGGGAGTTGTGTTTGTCATGTTTTATTTCACCCACTTGGAGGAGACACCCATCACCGGGCGTGCTCGACTCTTGGTGTTTGGCAAAGAGCATTTTAGGGAGCTGTCACAGATGGAATATGATATG tggatgGAGCAGTTCAAAAATCAGATGTTACCTGAGACAGATGCACGCTACCAGGTTGTGGAGAGAGTTGTTGGGCATTTGTCTGAAAGCAACAAGGACATCCCCCAGGTCTCAGCTCTCAAGTGGGTTATCCATGTGGTGGATGAACCAGGTGTAAATGCTTTTGTGCTTCCA AATGGTCAAGTGTTTGTTTTTACTGGGTTACTGGAAGCAGTTTCTGATATTCATCAGCTGTCATTTATTTTAGGACATGAAATAGCTCATGCTGTGCTGGAACATGCA GCAGAGAAAGCCAGCCTGGTTCACTTCTTGGATTTCCTCTCCCTCATCTTTCTCACCATGATTTGGGCCATCTGTCCTCGTGATAGTTTGGCAGTTGTTGGCCAGTGGATTCAGAGCAAGTTGCAGGAG TTCATGTTTGATAGACCCTACAGCAGAACCCTGGAGGCTGAAGCTGATAAAGTGGGACTTCAGTTTGCTGCAAAG GCTCTTAAAATAAGAGAGAGCTGCAATTGCCCATCTCTTTCTGGACCAGATCCTCGCCTTATTTTCAGACTTAACATGCAACATCTCCTGGAATCATCCAAAGGTCGAGCACCCCCAAATTCTACAAAGCAAGATCCCTCAAAATCAAAACTGGACTTTCCTCACACTCAAAAAGTGGAAGATATGCCAGTGACTTTTGCAGTTAAATCCACGAGCTGA
- the OMA1 gene encoding metalloendopeptidase OMA1, mitochondrial isoform X1 produces MNIICGLKLSGRNCILSHLASLCKQGKCNNLSRSYTGWCRSQGDRNRCQSLDLSGNTRNCFLTGNPDSHRNLIGKGLRCLLHVPHTSGQEVYRNANHSSRRFFSQSSQALGEKIPSLLISSVGQPPCHFAAWNIQINRSFHTSPSLQAAPVPLFWIIVKPAQKLFAIILGRSIRNWWKSLPPNKRELFKESARKNKWKILLGVSSLGVVFVMFYFTHLEETPITGRARLLVFGKEHFRELSQMEYDMWMEQFKNQMLPETDARYQVVERVVGHLSESNKDIPQVSALKWVIHVVDEPGVNAFVLPNGQVFVFTGLLEAVSDIHQLSFILGHEIAHAVLEHAAEKASLVHFLDFLSLIFLTMIWAICPRDSLAVVGQWIQSKLQEFMFDRPYSRTLEAEADKVGLQFAAKACVDVRASSVFWQQMELAEAMQGQPKLPEWLSTHPSHENRAEHLERLIPEALKIRESCNCPSLSGPDPRLIFRLNMQHLLESSKGRAPPNSTKQDPSKSKLDFPHTQKVEDMPVTFAVKSTS; encoded by the exons ATGAATATCATCTGTGGTCTAAAGCTGTCGGGCAGAAACTGTATTTTGTCTCATTTGGCTTCATTGTGCAAGCAGGGGAAGTGCAATAATCTCTCTAGGTCTTACACAGGATGGTGCCGGAGTCAGGGTGACAGAAATAGATGCCAAAGCTTGGATTTGAGTGGAAATACTAGAAACTGCTTTTTGACTGGAAACCCTGACTCCCATAGAAACTTGATTGGTAAAGGACTGAGATGTCTTTTGCATGTCCCACATACAAGTGGACAGGAAGTGTACAGGAATGCAAACCATAGTTCAAGAAGGTTTTTCTCCCAGTCTTCTCAGGCACTGGGGGAGAAGATCCCATCCCTCCTGATCAGTTCTGTAGGACAACCCCCATGTCACTTTGCTGCTTGGAACATTCAGATCAACAGGTCTTTTCACACATCACCATCACTTCAGGCTGCACCAGTTCCTCTTTTCTGGATTATTGTGAAGCCAGCTCAGAAATTATTTGCCATCATTCTTGGCAG GAGCATAAGAAATTGGTGGAAGTCACTTCCTCCTAATAAACGGGAACTCTTCAAAGAGAGtgcaagaaaaaacaaatggaagATCCTGCTGGGTGTCAGCAGCTTGGGAGTTGTGTTTGTCATGTTTTATTTCACCCACTTGGAGGAGACACCCATCACCGGGCGTGCTCGACTCTTGGTGTTTGGCAAAGAGCATTTTAGGGAGCTGTCACAGATGGAATATGATATG tggatgGAGCAGTTCAAAAATCAGATGTTACCTGAGACAGATGCACGCTACCAGGTTGTGGAGAGAGTTGTTGGGCATTTGTCTGAAAGCAACAAGGACATCCCCCAGGTCTCAGCTCTCAAGTGGGTTATCCATGTGGTGGATGAACCAGGTGTAAATGCTTTTGTGCTTCCA AATGGTCAAGTGTTTGTTTTTACTGGGTTACTGGAAGCAGTTTCTGATATTCATCAGCTGTCATTTATTTTAGGACATGAAATAGCTCATGCTGTGCTGGAACATGCA GCAGAGAAAGCCAGCCTGGTTCACTTCTTGGATTTCCTCTCCCTCATCTTTCTCACCATGATTTGGGCCATCTGTCCTCGTGATAGTTTGGCAGTTGTTGGCCAGTGGATTCAGAGCAAGTTGCAGGAG TTCATGTTTGATAGACCCTACAGCAGAACCCTGGAGGCTGAAGCTGATAAAGTGGGACTTCAGTTTGCTGCAAAG GCCTGTGTGGATGTCAGAGCCAGCAGCGTGTTCTGGCAGCAgatggagctggcagaggccatGCAGGGGCAGCCCAAGCTGCCAGAGTGGCTCTCCACACACCCTTCCCATGAGAACAGGGCTGAGCACCTGGAGCGCCTCATCCCAGAG GCTCTTAAAATAAGAGAGAGCTGCAATTGCCCATCTCTTTCTGGACCAGATCCTCGCCTTATTTTCAGACTTAACATGCAACATCTCCTGGAATCATCCAAAGGTCGAGCACCCCCAAATTCTACAAAGCAAGATCCCTCAAAATCAAAACTGGACTTTCCTCACACTCAAAAAGTGGAAGATATGCCAGTGACTTTTGCAGTTAAATCCACGAGCTGA